A window of Bacillus solimangrovi contains these coding sequences:
- a CDS encoding DUF3243 domain-containing protein, with protein sequence MSVLDNFDTWKEFLGGRLQQAQKDGLDNRTVENVAFEIGDYLAQQVEPKNAEERILAELWKVASDEEQHAIANMMVKLVQGKEVH encoded by the coding sequence ATGTCAGTACTAGACAATTTTGATACGTGGAAAGAATTTCTTGGCGGGCGTTTGCAACAAGCTCAAAAAGACGGTTTAGATAATCGAACTGTTGAGAATGTTGCGTTCGAAATCGGTGATTACTTAGCACAGCAAGTTGAGCCAAAAAATGCTGAGGAAAGAATTTTAGCAGAATTGTGGAAAGTTGCTTCTGATGAAGAACAACATGCCATTGCAAATATGATGGTTAAGCTCGTTCAAGGAAAAGAAGTGCATTAA
- the ymfI gene encoding elongation factor P 5-aminopentanone reductase: MERWAFITGASGGIGQAIAKRLAKDGYNLYLHYYQNEQAVTSLQHELDVPSYVIQADLTKPSAIEEIKQQLTTSIDLCVHNSGRSVFGLITDMDSDTVTDMVNLHCTVPYLLTKEIIPNMVSKRSGHVVFITSIWGEIGASCETLYSMVKGGQNALVKALAKELAPSGVYVNGVSPGAVQTDMLNTFSEADIQMLTEEIPAQRLAEPNEIAAVVSFLCSKDASYVNGQIIGVNGGWHT; this comes from the coding sequence ATGGAGAGATGGGCATTTATAACTGGTGCAAGTGGTGGAATCGGTCAAGCAATTGCAAAACGTTTAGCAAAAGATGGTTATAATCTGTATCTACATTATTATCAAAATGAACAAGCTGTAACATCATTACAACATGAATTAGACGTTCCATCTTATGTTATTCAAGCTGATTTAACGAAACCAAGTGCAATCGAAGAAATCAAACAACAACTAACTACTTCGATTGATCTTTGTGTGCATAATAGTGGTCGTTCTGTCTTTGGCTTAATTACTGATATGGACAGTGATACTGTTACAGATATGGTGAATCTACATTGCACTGTGCCTTACTTGTTAACGAAGGAAATTATTCCAAACATGGTTTCCAAACGAAGTGGCCATGTTGTATTTATTACATCGATTTGGGGTGAAATAGGTGCTTCATGTGAAACGTTATATTCAATGGTAAAAGGCGGGCAAAATGCGTTAGTAAAGGCTCTTGCAAAAGAGTTAGCACCTAGTGGTGTATACGTAAATGGTGTTTCACCTGGTGCAGTACAAACGGATATGTTGAATACGTTTAGTGAAGCAGATATACAAATGCTAACTGAAGAAATTCCAGCACAGCGACTTGCTGAACCAAATGAAATAGCTGCAGTTGTAAGCTTTTTATGTTCGAAAGATGCTTCTTATGTAAACGGTCAAATTATTGGAGTAAATGGCGGATGGCATACATAG